From Diospyros lotus cultivar Yz01 chromosome 4, ASM1463336v1, whole genome shotgun sequence, a single genomic window includes:
- the LOC127800511 gene encoding uncharacterized protein LOC127800511, translating into MAVTHADLAPRPRATDLGSKTGVFIIVFSILLGLSCFILCLIAEATRSEATWMATSQEGKGKGYECTYSGSGKMPLLCAAGAFLGLAVAMVTAHVYMMVAVSQSPPPALVTWDPVSAPARTLTWQAGFFFVTTWFCFAVGEILLLVGLSIESGHLKDWASPRPSCLIIRQGMFAAAGVFGLITVFLAAGLYTTALRAQRLLQEQENVQQEMLEAAVLHASPPRSPARGIRAVANENPVAGESLNEQPLSLYLSVFSKQPSWV; encoded by the exons ATGGCAGTGACACATGCTGATCTTGCGCCCAGACCTCGGGCCACTGATCTGGGCAGCAAAACCGGCGTCTTTATCATCGTTTTCTCGATCCTCCTCGGCCTCTCATGCTTCATTCTATGCCTCATAGCTGAAGCAACTCGCTCTGag GCGACATGGATGGCCACAAGTCAAGAAGGTAAAGGGAAGGGATACGAATGCACATACAGCGGCAGCGGGAAGATGCCGTTGCTGTGCGCCGCCGGCGCCTTCCTCGGACTCGCCGTTGCCATGGTGACGGCTCATGTGTACATGATGGTTGCCGTGAGCCAGTCGCCTCCTCCGGCTTTGGTCACCTGGGATCCCGTCTCGGCTCCGGCAAGGACCCTCACATGGCAAGCCGGCTTCTTCTTCGTCACCACCTG GTTTTGCTTTGCGGTGGGAGAGATATTGCTTCTGGTAGGACTGAGCATCGAGTCTGGCCATCTCAAGGACTGGGCTAGCCCCAGGCCGAGCTGCCTGATCATCAGGCAGGGGATGTTCGCGGCGGCCGGCGTATTCGGGCTGATCACAGTCTTCCTCGCCGCCGGCTTGTACACGACGGCGTTGCGAGCGCAGAGGCTGTTGCAGGAGCAGGAAAATGTGCAGCAAGAAATGCTGGAAGCCGCCGTGCTGCACGCGTCGCCGCCGAGGTCGCCGGCTCGCGGTATCAGAGCCGTGGCAAATGAGAACCCCGTAGCCGGAGAAAGCCTGAATGAGCAGCCATTGTCGCTGTATTTATCGGTGTTTAGCAAGCAGCCCAGTTGGGTTTGA